A stretch of Phragmites australis chromosome 12, lpPhrAust1.1, whole genome shotgun sequence DNA encodes these proteins:
- the LOC133886964 gene encoding E3 ubiquitin-protein ligase BOI-like: MAVQAQFGGVTGCLAEEQVRALRDYGVTAGNTGYGCQYNCAGVVSGAQSELTCNTGGGVVKSWKRGREVEPEQYVSTSTAALLPIPGMHMAAVVQQALTPVVAASRMVESAMTSTSGGTAAASASVADALVLELCQQGAEVDALVWAECERLRAGLEHARKRQRQAVARAAAGAAARMLREKETELDAVRRLAADLEERLRQAAAESQAWCGLARSNEAVAAGLQATLDHVLLRGGGGCPASAEGFGESDPTFSPAAADDAQSCCFEAKDAPVTKWSCKACGELEASVLLLPCRHLCLCKACEPRLDVCPVCLAAKNASIHIAAN, encoded by the coding sequence ATGGCAGTGCAAGCGCAATTCGGCGGGGTCACCGGGTGCTTGGCCGAGGAGCAGGTGCGGGCGCTCAGGGACTACGGCGTCACCGCGGGCAACACTGGGTACGGGTGCCAGTACAACTGCGCCGGCGTGGTCAGCGGCGCGCAGAGCGAGCTGACCTGTAATACTGGTGGTGGGGTGGTGAAATCGTGGAAGCGCGGCAGGGAGGTCGAGCCCGAGCAGTACGTGTCGACCTCGACGGCGGCGTTGCTGCCGATCCCGGGGATGCATATGGCGGCTGTTGTGCAGCAGGCGCTGACGCCGGTGGTCGCGGCGAGCCGGATGGTGGAGTCGGCGATGACGTCGACCAGCGGGGGGACCGCAGCGGCATCGGCGTCGGTGGCGGACGCGTTGGTGTTGGAGCTATGCCAGCAGGGGGCCGAGGTCGACGCGCTCGTGTGGGCCGAGTGCGAGCGGCTGCGCGCGGGGCTAGAGCATGCGCGTAAGCGGCAGCGCCAGGCGGTGGCGCGGGCCGCCGCGGGCGCCGCGGCGCGCATGCTGCGGGAGAAGGAGACGGAATTGGACGCCGTGCGCCGGCTCGCCGCGGACCTCGAGGAGCGGCTCCGGCAGGCGGCCGCCGAGAGCCAGGCGTGGTGCGGCCTCGCGCGCAGCAACGAGGCCGTCGCCGCGGGGCTCCAAGCCACGCTCGACCACGTCCTcctgcgcggcggcggcggttgccCCGCTTCCGCTGAGGGCTTCGGCGAGTCCGACCCCACCTTCTCCCCGGCCGCCGCGGACGACGCGCAGTCCTGTTGCTTCGAGGCCAAGGACGCGCCGGTCACCAAGTGGTCCTGCAAGGCGTGCGGCGAGCTCGAGGCGTCAGTGCTGCTGCTGCCGTGCCGGCACCTGTGCCTGTGCAAGGCGTGCGAGCCCAGGCTAGACGTTTGCCCCGTCTGCCTCGCCGCCAAGAATGCGTCCATCCACATCGCCGCCAACTGA